A genomic region of Ficedula albicollis isolate OC2 chromosome 12, FicAlb1.5, whole genome shotgun sequence contains the following coding sequences:
- the LOC101809144 gene encoding protein ABHD14B has product MATPQITESTVTVQGQTLFYRRAEPAQAVPKLTVLLLHGIRFSSETWLQVGTLATLAENGYRAVAIDLPGLGRSKDAVAPAAVGQPAPAAFLKAVSEALCLGPAVVISPSLSGMYSLPFLLEHSQLFKGYVPVAPICTEKFTAEQYAQIKTPTLIVYGDQDVELGQTSLNNLRHLPEHQVLVLQGAGHPCYLDKPNEWHRGLLAFLQQLK; this is encoded by the exons ATGGCCACCCCGCAGATCACCGAGAGCACCGTCACGGTGCAAGGACAGACCCTCTTCTACCGCCGAGctgagccagcccaggcagtgcccaAGCTGacggtgctgctgctgcatggcaTCCGCTTCTCCTCCGAAACCTGGCTGCAGGTGGGGACACTTGCCACACTGGCCGAGAACGGCTACCGAGCTGTGGCCATCGACCTGCCAG GGCTGGGGCGCTCGAAGGATGCTGTGGCCCCAGCAGCCGTGGGCCAGCCAGCACCGGCGGCGTTCCTGAAGGCAGTTTCAGAGGCTTTGTGCCTGGGTCCAGCTGTGGTGATCAGCCCATCACTCAGCGGCATGTACTCACTGCCCTTCCTCTTAGAGCACAGCCAGCTGTTCAAGGGCTATGTACCTGTGGCACCCATCTGCACTGAGAAATTCACAGCGGAGCAGTATGCCCAGATCAAA ACCCCCACGCTGATCGTGTACGGGGACCAGGACGTGGAGCTGGGGCAGACCAGTCTGAACAACCTGCGGCACCTCCCTGAGCAccaggtgctggtgctgcagggtgcAGGACACCCCTGCTACCTGGACAAGCCCAATGAGTGGCACCGTGGACTCCTggccttcctgcagcagctgaagtga